Proteins encoded together in one Apteryx mantelli isolate bAptMan1 chromosome 31, bAptMan1.hap1, whole genome shotgun sequence window:
- the ADAM15 gene encoding disintegrin and metalloproteinase domain-containing protein 15 isoform X2 translates to MARALLCALGLLLAAPGPRRAAGTGTRGRGAGDSVWQRHAEWGHSWHVTPQVLQGDRTLSLAEAVQGGFPAWLQVALELEGTRLVVELEQNWELVLGTGALLYYLPNGTRVAQEASEQEHCCYRGSVQGFPGSRASLCACSGLSGHLRVSENRSYGLEPDVSGPPGRHVAYRPRDVRLAPRACGPGPTAPPEMETEPPRPQRGKRAVAEQRFVELVMVVDHAAFLNYRDLQRVRTRTLEIANQVDTFFQPLGVRVALLAVEVWSQGDKFKVGSSGRAALERFLQWRREELLPRLPHDNAQLLTGARFEDVAVGMSAQASMCSPARSGGVSMDHSVSVLVVATTVAHQLGHNLGMSHDGAGRRCRCSNLYQDRGCIMDSPTGLTPGLSFSNCSRQDLERSLQQGRGWCLLDTPEPRRLAGSPRCGNRFLEPGEGCDCGLSLECADPCCNSSSCQLLPGAECATGDACCQDCKLRRAGHPCREPLGECDLPEFCDGLSPRCPPNAYLQDGQPCAGGRAHCYGGACATLEGQCQQLLGAGASPVSSSCMAALNARGDERGHCGQLPNGSYVACAQRDAGCGRLQCQRGSTRGSRPAASCQGTLLPGDEDVSDPVMVLPGTVCSPGKVCLQRRCQDVSVLGDQQCHSKCHGHGVCNNHGHCHCERGWAPPSCASPGAGGSEDSGPMAPERGGSALPTALLLSALLLLALLLGLCCVRRAGLHKRLCQLSKGTSCQYSAETQVRFLGPEAPDGWSGISQPSETRPSSQGPPERPRPPQWRQGTELQVMRSSKPAALGSARPDPPSKPLPPDPLPKSAQAVPSDRPPPPTRPLPADPVLRGAQPPGPAKPPPPRRPLPLDPPGPSLPHDETPPSQTHVTVIPSRPAPPPPAGAPSVP, encoded by the exons ATGGCGCGGGCgctgctctgcgccctggggctgctgctcgccgcgccggggccccgccgcgccgccggcaccgggACGCGCGGACGCGGCGCAG GTGACAGCGTGTGGCAGCGCCATGCGGAGTGGGGACACTCGTGGCACGTGACGCCGCAGGTCCTGCAGGGCGACCGGACGCTcagcctggcagaggctgtgcag GGGGGcttccctgcctggctgcaggtcgccctggagctggagggaacGCGGCTGGTGGTGGAGCTGGAGCAAAACTG GGAGCTGGTGCTGGGCACCGGGGCGCTGCTCTACTACCTGCCCAACGGCACGCGGGTGGCGCAGGAGGCCAGCGAGCAG GAACACTGCTGCTACCGCGGGAGCGTGcagggcttccccggctcccggGCCAGCCTCTGCGCCTGCTCCGGGCTCAG CGGCCACCTCCGTGTGTCGGAGAACAGGAGCTACGGGCTGGAGCCGGACGTCAGCGGCCCCCCGGGCAGGCACGTGGCGTACCGGCCCCGGGACGTCCGGCTGGCGCCGCGGGCCTGCGGGccgggccccacggcccccccagaGATGGAGacggagccgccccggccgcagagG GGCAAGCGGGCGGTGGCGGAGCAGCGCTTCGTGGAGCTGGTGATGGTGGTGGACCACGCCGCG TTCCTAAACTACCGCGACCTGCAGCGTGTCCGCACCCGGACCCTGGAGATCGCCAACCAGGTGGACACG tTCTTCCAGCCGCTGGGGGTGCGGGTGGCCCTGCTGGCCGTGGAGGTCTGGAGCCAAGGCGACAAGTTCAAGGTGGGCagcagcgggcgggcggcgctggaGCGGTTCCTGCAGTGGCGTCGCGAGGAgctgctgccccggctgccccacgACAACGCGCAGCTGCTGAC GGGCGCCCGCTTCGAGGACGTGGCAGTGGGGATGTCGGCGCAGGCCTCCATGTGCTCGCCGGCGCGCTCCGGGGGGGTCAGCATG GACCACTCGGTCAGCGTGCTCGTGGTGGCCACCACCGTGGCCCACCAGCTGGGGCACAACCTGGGCATGAGCCACGACGGCGccgggcgccgctgccgctgcaGCAACCTCTACCAGGACCGCGGCTGCATCATGGATTCGCCCACGGG GCTCACGCCCGGCTTGAGCTTCAGCAACTGCAGCCGGCAGGACCTGGAGCGCAGCCTgcagcagggccggggctggTGCCTCCTCGACACGCCCGAGCCGCGGAGGCTGGCCGGGAGCCCCCGCTGCGGGAACCGCTTCCTGGAGCCCGGCGAGGGCTGCGACTGCGGCCTCAGCCTG GAGTGCGCCGACCCCtgctgcaacagcagcagctgccagctgcTGCCCGGAGCCGAGTGCGCCACGGGGGACGCCTGCTGCCAGGACTGCAAG ctgcgccgcgccgggcacccgtgccgggagccgctgggcgAGTGCGACCTGCCCGAGTTCTGCGACGGGCTCTCGCCTCGCTGCCCGCCCAACGCCTACCTGCAGGACGGGCAGCCCTgcgccggcgggcgggcgcaCTGCTACGGCGGCGCCTGCGCCACCCTCGAGGGACAGtgccagcagctgctgggggcag GCGCCAGCCCCGTCTCCAGCTCCTGCATGGCCGCCCTGAACGCGAGAGGGGACGAGCGCGGACACTGCGGGCAGCTCCCCAACGGCTCCTACGTCGCCTGCGCCCAGCG GGACGCTGGCTGCGGGCGCCTGCAGTGCCAGCGCGGCAGCACCCGGGGCAGCCGCCCAGCGGCCTCCTGCCAGGGGACCCTGCTGCCCGGGGACGAGGACGTGAGCGACCCGGTCATGGTGCTGCCCGGCACCGTCTGCAGCCCCGGCAAG GTGTGTCTCCAGCGCCGGTGCCAGGACGTCTCCGTGCTGGGGGATCAGCAGTGCCACAGCAAGTGCCACGGGCACGGG GTGTGCAACAACCACGGGCACTGCCACTGCGAGCGGGGCTGGGCTCCCCCCAGCTGCGcgagccccggcgcggggggcagcgaggACAGCGGCCCCATGGCCCCGGAGCGAG GGGGGAGCGCGCTGCCCACGGCCCTGCTGCTCagcgccctgctgctgctggccctgctgctggggctgtgctgcgTGCGCCGCGCCGGGCTGCACAAGCGCCTCTGCCAGCTCAGCAAGGGGACGTCCTGCCAGTACAG tgctgagaCCCAGGTCCGATTCCTGGGTCCAGAAGCCCCAGACGGCTGGAGCGG GATCTCGCAGCCCTCGGAGACCCGACCGTCCAGCCAGGGCCCCcccgagcggccccggcccccgcagtGGCGTCAGGGCACCGAGCTCCAGGTCATGCGCAGCAGCAAG CCGGCTGCCCTCGGCTCGGCCAGGCCCGATCCGCCCTCCAAGCCTCTCCCGCCTGACCCTCTTCCCAAGAGCGCCCAG gCAGTGCCCTCGGACAGGCCGCCCCCCCCCACGCGCCCGCTGCCCGCGGACCCCGTGCTGCGCGGCGCTCAG CCTCCAGGCCCCGCCAAGCCCCCCCCGCCACGGCGGCCGCTGCCCTTGGACCCCCCGGGGCCTTCGCTGCCCCACGACGAGACGCCCCCCAGCCAAACCCATGTCACAGTGATTCCCTCCAG gccagcccccccgccgcctgCTGGTGCCCCCTCCGTGCCCTAG
- the ADAM15 gene encoding disintegrin and metalloproteinase domain-containing protein 15 isoform X8, translating into MARALLCALGLLLAAPGPRRAAGTGTRGRGAGDSVWQRHAEWGHSWHVTPQVLQGDRTLSLAEAVQGGFPAWLQVALELEGTRLVVELEQNWELVLGTGALLYYLPNGTRVAQEASEQEHCCYRGSVQGFPGSRASLCACSGLSGHLRVSENRSYGLEPDVSGPPGRHVAYRPRDVRLAPRACGPGPTAPPEMETEPPRPQRGKRAVAEQRFVELVMVVDHAAFLNYRDLQRVRTRTLEIANQVDTFFQPLGVRVALLAVEVWSQGDKFKVGSSGRAALERFLQWRREELLPRLPHDNAQLLTGARFEDVAVGMSAQASMCSPARSGGVSMDHSVSVLVVATTVAHQLGHNLGMSHDGAGRRCRCSNLYQDRGCIMDSPTGLTPGLSFSNCSRQDLERSLQQGRGWCLLDTPEPRRLAGSPRCGNRFLEPGEGCDCGLSLECADPCCNSSSCQLLPGAECATGDACCQDCKLRRAGHPCREPLGECDLPEFCDGLSPRCPPNAYLQDGQPCAGGRAHCYGGACATLEGQCQQLLGAGASPVSSSCMAALNARGDERGHCGQLPNGSYVACAQRDAGCGRLQCQRGSTRGSRPAASCQGTLLPGDEDVSDPVMVLPGTVCSPGKVCLQRRCQDVSVLGDQQCHSKCHGHGVCNNHGHCHCERGWAPPSCASPGAGGSEDSGPMAPERGGSALPTALLLSALLLLALLLGLCCVRRAGLHKRLCQLSKGTSCQYSAETQVRFLGPEAPDGWSGALGVWGEPCSLGRRAPHLLVLRGSRSPRRPDRPARAPPSGPGPRSGVRAPSSRSCAAASLQAPPSPPRHGGRCPWTPRGLRCPTTRRPPAKPMSQ; encoded by the exons ATGGCGCGGGCgctgctctgcgccctggggctgctgctcgccgcgccggggccccgccgcgccgccggcaccgggACGCGCGGACGCGGCGCAG GTGACAGCGTGTGGCAGCGCCATGCGGAGTGGGGACACTCGTGGCACGTGACGCCGCAGGTCCTGCAGGGCGACCGGACGCTcagcctggcagaggctgtgcag GGGGGcttccctgcctggctgcaggtcgccctggagctggagggaacGCGGCTGGTGGTGGAGCTGGAGCAAAACTG GGAGCTGGTGCTGGGCACCGGGGCGCTGCTCTACTACCTGCCCAACGGCACGCGGGTGGCGCAGGAGGCCAGCGAGCAG GAACACTGCTGCTACCGCGGGAGCGTGcagggcttccccggctcccggGCCAGCCTCTGCGCCTGCTCCGGGCTCAG CGGCCACCTCCGTGTGTCGGAGAACAGGAGCTACGGGCTGGAGCCGGACGTCAGCGGCCCCCCGGGCAGGCACGTGGCGTACCGGCCCCGGGACGTCCGGCTGGCGCCGCGGGCCTGCGGGccgggccccacggcccccccagaGATGGAGacggagccgccccggccgcagagG GGCAAGCGGGCGGTGGCGGAGCAGCGCTTCGTGGAGCTGGTGATGGTGGTGGACCACGCCGCG TTCCTAAACTACCGCGACCTGCAGCGTGTCCGCACCCGGACCCTGGAGATCGCCAACCAGGTGGACACG tTCTTCCAGCCGCTGGGGGTGCGGGTGGCCCTGCTGGCCGTGGAGGTCTGGAGCCAAGGCGACAAGTTCAAGGTGGGCagcagcgggcgggcggcgctggaGCGGTTCCTGCAGTGGCGTCGCGAGGAgctgctgccccggctgccccacgACAACGCGCAGCTGCTGAC GGGCGCCCGCTTCGAGGACGTGGCAGTGGGGATGTCGGCGCAGGCCTCCATGTGCTCGCCGGCGCGCTCCGGGGGGGTCAGCATG GACCACTCGGTCAGCGTGCTCGTGGTGGCCACCACCGTGGCCCACCAGCTGGGGCACAACCTGGGCATGAGCCACGACGGCGccgggcgccgctgccgctgcaGCAACCTCTACCAGGACCGCGGCTGCATCATGGATTCGCCCACGGG GCTCACGCCCGGCTTGAGCTTCAGCAACTGCAGCCGGCAGGACCTGGAGCGCAGCCTgcagcagggccggggctggTGCCTCCTCGACACGCCCGAGCCGCGGAGGCTGGCCGGGAGCCCCCGCTGCGGGAACCGCTTCCTGGAGCCCGGCGAGGGCTGCGACTGCGGCCTCAGCCTG GAGTGCGCCGACCCCtgctgcaacagcagcagctgccagctgcTGCCCGGAGCCGAGTGCGCCACGGGGGACGCCTGCTGCCAGGACTGCAAG ctgcgccgcgccgggcacccgtgccgggagccgctgggcgAGTGCGACCTGCCCGAGTTCTGCGACGGGCTCTCGCCTCGCTGCCCGCCCAACGCCTACCTGCAGGACGGGCAGCCCTgcgccggcgggcgggcgcaCTGCTACGGCGGCGCCTGCGCCACCCTCGAGGGACAGtgccagcagctgctgggggcag GCGCCAGCCCCGTCTCCAGCTCCTGCATGGCCGCCCTGAACGCGAGAGGGGACGAGCGCGGACACTGCGGGCAGCTCCCCAACGGCTCCTACGTCGCCTGCGCCCAGCG GGACGCTGGCTGCGGGCGCCTGCAGTGCCAGCGCGGCAGCACCCGGGGCAGCCGCCCAGCGGCCTCCTGCCAGGGGACCCTGCTGCCCGGGGACGAGGACGTGAGCGACCCGGTCATGGTGCTGCCCGGCACCGTCTGCAGCCCCGGCAAG GTGTGTCTCCAGCGCCGGTGCCAGGACGTCTCCGTGCTGGGGGATCAGCAGTGCCACAGCAAGTGCCACGGGCACGGG GTGTGCAACAACCACGGGCACTGCCACTGCGAGCGGGGCTGGGCTCCCCCCAGCTGCGcgagccccggcgcggggggcagcgaggACAGCGGCCCCATGGCCCCGGAGCGAG GGGGGAGCGCGCTGCCCACGGCCCTGCTGCTCagcgccctgctgctgctggccctgctgctggggctgtgctgcgTGCGCCGCGCCGGGCTGCACAAGCGCCTCTGCCAGCTCAGCAAGGGGACGTCCTGCCAGTACAG tgctgagaCCCAGGTCCGATTCCTGGGTCCAGAAGCCCCAGACGGCTGGAGCGG tgcccttggggTGTGGGGAGAGCCCTGCTCTCTGGGGCGCAGGGCGCCGCATCTCCTGGTGCTGAGGG GATCTCGCAGCCCTCGGAGACCCGACCGTCCAGCCAGGGCCCCcccgagcggccccggcccccgcagtGGCGTCAGGGCACCGAGCTCCAGGTCATGCGCAGCAGCAAG CCTCCAGGCCCCGCCAAGCCCCCCCCGCCACGGCGGCCGCTGCCCTTGGACCCCCCGGGGCCTTCGCTGCCCCACGACGAGACGCCCCCCAGCCAAACCCATGTCACAGTGA
- the ADAM15 gene encoding disintegrin and metalloproteinase domain-containing protein 15 isoform X1, translating into MARALLCALGLLLAAPGPRRAAGTGTRGRGAGDSVWQRHAEWGHSWHVTPQVLQGDRTLSLAEAVQGGFPAWLQVALELEGTRLVVELEQNWELVLGTGALLYYLPNGTRVAQEASEQEHCCYRGSVQGFPGSRASLCACSGLSGHLRVSENRSYGLEPDVSGPPGRHVAYRPRDVRLAPRACGPGPTAPPEMETEPPRPQRGKRAVAEQRFVELVMVVDHAAFLNYRDLQRVRTRTLEIANQVDTFFQPLGVRVALLAVEVWSQGDKFKVGSSGRAALERFLQWRREELLPRLPHDNAQLLTGARFEDVAVGMSAQASMCSPARSGGVSMDHSVSVLVVATTVAHQLGHNLGMSHDGAGRRCRCSNLYQDRGCIMDSPTGLTPGLSFSNCSRQDLERSLQQGRGWCLLDTPEPRRLAGSPRCGNRFLEPGEGCDCGLSLECADPCCNSSSCQLLPGAECATGDACCQDCKLRRAGHPCREPLGECDLPEFCDGLSPRCPPNAYLQDGQPCAGGRAHCYGGACATLEGQCQQLLGAGASPVSSSCMAALNARGDERGHCGQLPNGSYVACAQRDAGCGRLQCQRGSTRGSRPAASCQGTLLPGDEDVSDPVMVLPGTVCSPGKVCLQRRCQDVSVLGDQQCHSKCHGHGVCNNHGHCHCERGWAPPSCASPGAGGSEDSGPMAPERGGSALPTALLLSALLLLALLLGLCCVRRAGLHKRLCQLSKGTSCQYSAETQVRFLGPEAPDGWSGALGVWGEPCSLGRRAPHLLVLRGSRSPRRPDRPARAPPSGPGPRSGVRAPSSRSCAAASRLPSARPGPIRPPSLSRLTLFPRAPRQCPRTGRPPPRARCPRTPCCAALSLQAPPSPPRHGGRCPWTPRGLRCPTTRRPPAKPMSQ; encoded by the exons ATGGCGCGGGCgctgctctgcgccctggggctgctgctcgccgcgccggggccccgccgcgccgccggcaccgggACGCGCGGACGCGGCGCAG GTGACAGCGTGTGGCAGCGCCATGCGGAGTGGGGACACTCGTGGCACGTGACGCCGCAGGTCCTGCAGGGCGACCGGACGCTcagcctggcagaggctgtgcag GGGGGcttccctgcctggctgcaggtcgccctggagctggagggaacGCGGCTGGTGGTGGAGCTGGAGCAAAACTG GGAGCTGGTGCTGGGCACCGGGGCGCTGCTCTACTACCTGCCCAACGGCACGCGGGTGGCGCAGGAGGCCAGCGAGCAG GAACACTGCTGCTACCGCGGGAGCGTGcagggcttccccggctcccggGCCAGCCTCTGCGCCTGCTCCGGGCTCAG CGGCCACCTCCGTGTGTCGGAGAACAGGAGCTACGGGCTGGAGCCGGACGTCAGCGGCCCCCCGGGCAGGCACGTGGCGTACCGGCCCCGGGACGTCCGGCTGGCGCCGCGGGCCTGCGGGccgggccccacggcccccccagaGATGGAGacggagccgccccggccgcagagG GGCAAGCGGGCGGTGGCGGAGCAGCGCTTCGTGGAGCTGGTGATGGTGGTGGACCACGCCGCG TTCCTAAACTACCGCGACCTGCAGCGTGTCCGCACCCGGACCCTGGAGATCGCCAACCAGGTGGACACG tTCTTCCAGCCGCTGGGGGTGCGGGTGGCCCTGCTGGCCGTGGAGGTCTGGAGCCAAGGCGACAAGTTCAAGGTGGGCagcagcgggcgggcggcgctggaGCGGTTCCTGCAGTGGCGTCGCGAGGAgctgctgccccggctgccccacgACAACGCGCAGCTGCTGAC GGGCGCCCGCTTCGAGGACGTGGCAGTGGGGATGTCGGCGCAGGCCTCCATGTGCTCGCCGGCGCGCTCCGGGGGGGTCAGCATG GACCACTCGGTCAGCGTGCTCGTGGTGGCCACCACCGTGGCCCACCAGCTGGGGCACAACCTGGGCATGAGCCACGACGGCGccgggcgccgctgccgctgcaGCAACCTCTACCAGGACCGCGGCTGCATCATGGATTCGCCCACGGG GCTCACGCCCGGCTTGAGCTTCAGCAACTGCAGCCGGCAGGACCTGGAGCGCAGCCTgcagcagggccggggctggTGCCTCCTCGACACGCCCGAGCCGCGGAGGCTGGCCGGGAGCCCCCGCTGCGGGAACCGCTTCCTGGAGCCCGGCGAGGGCTGCGACTGCGGCCTCAGCCTG GAGTGCGCCGACCCCtgctgcaacagcagcagctgccagctgcTGCCCGGAGCCGAGTGCGCCACGGGGGACGCCTGCTGCCAGGACTGCAAG ctgcgccgcgccgggcacccgtgccgggagccgctgggcgAGTGCGACCTGCCCGAGTTCTGCGACGGGCTCTCGCCTCGCTGCCCGCCCAACGCCTACCTGCAGGACGGGCAGCCCTgcgccggcgggcgggcgcaCTGCTACGGCGGCGCCTGCGCCACCCTCGAGGGACAGtgccagcagctgctgggggcag GCGCCAGCCCCGTCTCCAGCTCCTGCATGGCCGCCCTGAACGCGAGAGGGGACGAGCGCGGACACTGCGGGCAGCTCCCCAACGGCTCCTACGTCGCCTGCGCCCAGCG GGACGCTGGCTGCGGGCGCCTGCAGTGCCAGCGCGGCAGCACCCGGGGCAGCCGCCCAGCGGCCTCCTGCCAGGGGACCCTGCTGCCCGGGGACGAGGACGTGAGCGACCCGGTCATGGTGCTGCCCGGCACCGTCTGCAGCCCCGGCAAG GTGTGTCTCCAGCGCCGGTGCCAGGACGTCTCCGTGCTGGGGGATCAGCAGTGCCACAGCAAGTGCCACGGGCACGGG GTGTGCAACAACCACGGGCACTGCCACTGCGAGCGGGGCTGGGCTCCCCCCAGCTGCGcgagccccggcgcggggggcagcgaggACAGCGGCCCCATGGCCCCGGAGCGAG GGGGGAGCGCGCTGCCCACGGCCCTGCTGCTCagcgccctgctgctgctggccctgctgctggggctgtgctgcgTGCGCCGCGCCGGGCTGCACAAGCGCCTCTGCCAGCTCAGCAAGGGGACGTCCTGCCAGTACAG tgctgagaCCCAGGTCCGATTCCTGGGTCCAGAAGCCCCAGACGGCTGGAGCGG tgcccttggggTGTGGGGAGAGCCCTGCTCTCTGGGGCGCAGGGCGCCGCATCTCCTGGTGCTGAGGG GATCTCGCAGCCCTCGGAGACCCGACCGTCCAGCCAGGGCCCCcccgagcggccccggcccccgcagtGGCGTCAGGGCACCGAGCTCCAGGTCATGCGCAGCAGCAAG CCGGCTGCCCTCGGCTCGGCCAGGCCCGATCCGCCCTCCAAGCCTCTCCCGCCTGACCCTCTTCCCAAGAGCGCCCAG gCAGTGCCCTCGGACAGGCCGCCCCCCCCCACGCGCCCGCTGCCCGCGGACCCCGTGCTGCGCGGCGCTCAG CCTCCAGGCCCCGCCAAGCCCCCCCCGCCACGGCGGCCGCTGCCCTTGGACCCCCCGGGGCCTTCGCTGCCCCACGACGAGACGCCCCCCAGCCAAACCCATGTCACAGTGA
- the ADAM15 gene encoding disintegrin and metalloproteinase domain-containing protein 15 isoform X5, translated as MARALLCALGLLLAAPGPRRAAGTGTRGRGAGDSVWQRHAEWGHSWHVTPQVLQGDRTLSLAEAVQGGFPAWLQVALELEGTRLVVELEQNWELVLGTGALLYYLPNGTRVAQEASEQEHCCYRGSVQGFPGSRASLCACSGLSGHLRVSENRSYGLEPDVSGPPGRHVAYRPRDVRLAPRACGPGPTAPPEMETEPPRPQRGKRAVAEQRFVELVMVVDHAAFLNYRDLQRVRTRTLEIANQVDTFFQPLGVRVALLAVEVWSQGDKFKVGSSGRAALERFLQWRREELLPRLPHDNAQLLTGARFEDVAVGMSAQASMCSPARSGGVSMDHSVSVLVVATTVAHQLGHNLGMSHDGAGRRCRCSNLYQDRGCIMDSPTGLTPGLSFSNCSRQDLERSLQQGRGWCLLDTPEPRRLAGSPRCGNRFLEPGEGCDCGLSLECADPCCNSSSCQLLPGAECATGDACCQDCKLRRAGHPCREPLGECDLPEFCDGLSPRCPPNAYLQDGQPCAGGRAHCYGGACATLEGQCQQLLGAGASPVSSSCMAALNARGDERGHCGQLPNGSYVACAQRDAGCGRLQCQRGSTRGSRPAASCQGTLLPGDEDVSDPVMVLPGTVCSPGKVCLQRRCQDVSVLGDQQCHSKCHGHGVCNNHGHCHCERGWAPPSCASPGAGGSEDSGPMAPERGGSALPTALLLSALLLLALLLGLCCVRRAGLHKRLCQLSKGTSCQYSAETQVRFLGPEAPDGWSGALGVWGEPCSLGRRAPHLLVLRGSRSPRRPDRPARAPPSGPGPRSGVRAPSSRSCAAARQCPRTGRPPPRARCPRTPCCAALSLQAPPSPPRHGGRCPWTPRGLRCPTTRRPPAKPMSQ; from the exons ATGGCGCGGGCgctgctctgcgccctggggctgctgctcgccgcgccggggccccgccgcgccgccggcaccgggACGCGCGGACGCGGCGCAG GTGACAGCGTGTGGCAGCGCCATGCGGAGTGGGGACACTCGTGGCACGTGACGCCGCAGGTCCTGCAGGGCGACCGGACGCTcagcctggcagaggctgtgcag GGGGGcttccctgcctggctgcaggtcgccctggagctggagggaacGCGGCTGGTGGTGGAGCTGGAGCAAAACTG GGAGCTGGTGCTGGGCACCGGGGCGCTGCTCTACTACCTGCCCAACGGCACGCGGGTGGCGCAGGAGGCCAGCGAGCAG GAACACTGCTGCTACCGCGGGAGCGTGcagggcttccccggctcccggGCCAGCCTCTGCGCCTGCTCCGGGCTCAG CGGCCACCTCCGTGTGTCGGAGAACAGGAGCTACGGGCTGGAGCCGGACGTCAGCGGCCCCCCGGGCAGGCACGTGGCGTACCGGCCCCGGGACGTCCGGCTGGCGCCGCGGGCCTGCGGGccgggccccacggcccccccagaGATGGAGacggagccgccccggccgcagagG GGCAAGCGGGCGGTGGCGGAGCAGCGCTTCGTGGAGCTGGTGATGGTGGTGGACCACGCCGCG TTCCTAAACTACCGCGACCTGCAGCGTGTCCGCACCCGGACCCTGGAGATCGCCAACCAGGTGGACACG tTCTTCCAGCCGCTGGGGGTGCGGGTGGCCCTGCTGGCCGTGGAGGTCTGGAGCCAAGGCGACAAGTTCAAGGTGGGCagcagcgggcgggcggcgctggaGCGGTTCCTGCAGTGGCGTCGCGAGGAgctgctgccccggctgccccacgACAACGCGCAGCTGCTGAC GGGCGCCCGCTTCGAGGACGTGGCAGTGGGGATGTCGGCGCAGGCCTCCATGTGCTCGCCGGCGCGCTCCGGGGGGGTCAGCATG GACCACTCGGTCAGCGTGCTCGTGGTGGCCACCACCGTGGCCCACCAGCTGGGGCACAACCTGGGCATGAGCCACGACGGCGccgggcgccgctgccgctgcaGCAACCTCTACCAGGACCGCGGCTGCATCATGGATTCGCCCACGGG GCTCACGCCCGGCTTGAGCTTCAGCAACTGCAGCCGGCAGGACCTGGAGCGCAGCCTgcagcagggccggggctggTGCCTCCTCGACACGCCCGAGCCGCGGAGGCTGGCCGGGAGCCCCCGCTGCGGGAACCGCTTCCTGGAGCCCGGCGAGGGCTGCGACTGCGGCCTCAGCCTG GAGTGCGCCGACCCCtgctgcaacagcagcagctgccagctgcTGCCCGGAGCCGAGTGCGCCACGGGGGACGCCTGCTGCCAGGACTGCAAG ctgcgccgcgccgggcacccgtgccgggagccgctgggcgAGTGCGACCTGCCCGAGTTCTGCGACGGGCTCTCGCCTCGCTGCCCGCCCAACGCCTACCTGCAGGACGGGCAGCCCTgcgccggcgggcgggcgcaCTGCTACGGCGGCGCCTGCGCCACCCTCGAGGGACAGtgccagcagctgctgggggcag GCGCCAGCCCCGTCTCCAGCTCCTGCATGGCCGCCCTGAACGCGAGAGGGGACGAGCGCGGACACTGCGGGCAGCTCCCCAACGGCTCCTACGTCGCCTGCGCCCAGCG GGACGCTGGCTGCGGGCGCCTGCAGTGCCAGCGCGGCAGCACCCGGGGCAGCCGCCCAGCGGCCTCCTGCCAGGGGACCCTGCTGCCCGGGGACGAGGACGTGAGCGACCCGGTCATGGTGCTGCCCGGCACCGTCTGCAGCCCCGGCAAG GTGTGTCTCCAGCGCCGGTGCCAGGACGTCTCCGTGCTGGGGGATCAGCAGTGCCACAGCAAGTGCCACGGGCACGGG GTGTGCAACAACCACGGGCACTGCCACTGCGAGCGGGGCTGGGCTCCCCCCAGCTGCGcgagccccggcgcggggggcagcgaggACAGCGGCCCCATGGCCCCGGAGCGAG GGGGGAGCGCGCTGCCCACGGCCCTGCTGCTCagcgccctgctgctgctggccctgctgctggggctgtgctgcgTGCGCCGCGCCGGGCTGCACAAGCGCCTCTGCCAGCTCAGCAAGGGGACGTCCTGCCAGTACAG tgctgagaCCCAGGTCCGATTCCTGGGTCCAGAAGCCCCAGACGGCTGGAGCGG tgcccttggggTGTGGGGAGAGCCCTGCTCTCTGGGGCGCAGGGCGCCGCATCTCCTGGTGCTGAGGG GATCTCGCAGCCCTCGGAGACCCGACCGTCCAGCCAGGGCCCCcccgagcggccccggcccccgcagtGGCGTCAGGGCACCGAGCTCCAGGTCATGCGCAGCAGCAAG gCAGTGCCCTCGGACAGGCCGCCCCCCCCCACGCGCCCGCTGCCCGCGGACCCCGTGCTGCGCGGCGCTCAG CCTCCAGGCCCCGCCAAGCCCCCCCCGCCACGGCGGCCGCTGCCCTTGGACCCCCCGGGGCCTTCGCTGCCCCACGACGAGACGCCCCCCAGCCAAACCCATGTCACAGTGA